The Hyphomicrobium sp. MC1 genome window below encodes:
- a CDS encoding alpha/beta hydrolase — MSGFPFTALSKPGAISRRGFLGTSLAAALIPSAVTAEEAVTAPATSPAQPPPTAGPPPRKIPARELPVPKTVSPELQAIIGSPYPVGWDDIPQDTTAWKQLALKSAASAASNIAAIKEKFSLHVESTTMAGVPVFVITPPEIAPNNRNRLLVHIHGGGFVLFPGEAGAGEGMLMAGYSKCRVVSIDYRMAPDYLFPAALDDVTAVWRVLLASYEPSKMAIFGTSAGGGLTLSTILRARSQGLPLPGAIAPASPCADLTWSGDTVMANAYVDGTLVSGAGWAHAATTLYAGTHDLTFPELSPIFGDFRGFPPAILTSGTRDLILSDTVRTHRKLRQAGVHAVLQVFEGESHAQFLTPFVPETKEAFDEIVGFFDTHLKA, encoded by the coding sequence ATGAGCGGATTTCCTTTTACGGCATTGAGCAAGCCGGGAGCGATCTCGCGGCGTGGATTTCTTGGGACGTCCCTGGCGGCTGCTCTGATCCCATCGGCAGTGACAGCCGAGGAGGCGGTGACCGCGCCGGCCACTTCACCTGCTCAGCCTCCGCCCACAGCCGGTCCGCCGCCCCGCAAAATCCCTGCACGCGAGCTGCCGGTTCCCAAAACCGTGAGCCCGGAACTGCAGGCGATCATCGGCTCGCCATATCCGGTAGGCTGGGACGACATTCCCCAGGACACGACAGCCTGGAAACAACTTGCTCTCAAGAGCGCGGCGTCAGCGGCGAGCAATATCGCCGCGATCAAAGAGAAATTTTCCCTTCACGTCGAAAGCACGACGATGGCCGGCGTGCCGGTGTTCGTCATCACGCCGCCGGAAATCGCGCCGAACAACCGCAACCGCTTGCTGGTTCATATTCATGGCGGCGGCTTCGTGCTGTTTCCGGGCGAAGCTGGCGCGGGCGAGGGTATGCTGATGGCAGGCTACAGCAAATGCCGCGTCGTCTCGATCGATTACCGGATGGCGCCCGACTATCTGTTCCCGGCAGCGCTCGACGATGTAACGGCCGTCTGGCGCGTGCTGCTGGCATCGTATGAGCCAAGCAAGATGGCGATCTTTGGTACGTCGGCGGGCGGCGGGCTGACGCTGTCGACGATTTTGCGCGCGAGATCCCAGGGTTTGCCGCTGCCCGGCGCCATCGCTCCGGCAAGCCCATGCGCAGACCTGACATGGTCCGGCGACACCGTCATGGCGAACGCGTATGTCGACGGTACGCTTGTCTCGGGGGCGGGCTGGGCTCACGCGGCTACGACGCTGTATGCCGGAACGCACGATCTAACCTTTCCCGAATTGTCGCCGATCTTCGGCGATTTCCGCGGCTTTCCGCCCGCCATTCTCACATCGGGCACGCGCGATCTGATCCTGAGTGACACGGTCCGAACGCACCGCAAGCTCAGGCAGGCTGGCGTCCATGCTGTATTGCAAGTCTTCGAAGGCGAAAGCCACGCCCAGTTCCTGACGCCGTTCGTCCCGGAAACGAAGGAGGCCTTCGATGAGATCGTTGGCTTCTTCGATACGCACCTCAAAGCGTGA
- a CDS encoding Crp/Fnr family transcriptional regulator, translated as MLRMDIAGDGNGAGAANVAALTIQDTDTSDTSLRTLARNELLFEAGDIKTKVYRVESGALCIYRIHPDLRIEIIEHVLAGELVGMGFLDRHTANARATVDATIRCFERDALEGLIEDDPHNKARYHDAVEREFAFRRESLASAARERPMVRLAAFLVAVSHRIHDEGGDPSFIDDTVDCGVIADFLGLSVDLLALALMQLEMRGLIETAPPHGLRLKDVPALEAIAEERENVPIKWAAATDEELRATLQ; from the coding sequence ATGCTGCGGATGGACATAGCCGGTGACGGCAACGGGGCAGGCGCCGCCAATGTCGCCGCGCTGACAATTCAAGACACTGATACCTCGGATACCTCGCTCCGAACCTTGGCCCGCAATGAGCTTTTGTTCGAGGCCGGCGATATCAAAACGAAAGTGTATCGGGTCGAGTCCGGCGCGCTGTGCATTTACCGTATCCATCCCGACCTCCGCATAGAGATCATCGAGCATGTGCTCGCTGGTGAGCTGGTCGGCATGGGCTTCCTCGACCGGCACACCGCCAACGCCCGCGCGACCGTCGACGCGACGATCCGTTGTTTCGAACGCGATGCTCTTGAAGGGCTCATTGAGGACGACCCGCACAACAAGGCGCGCTACCACGACGCCGTCGAACGCGAATTTGCTTTCCGTCGCGAAAGCTTGGCGAGCGCCGCGCGCGAACGCCCGATGGTTCGGCTGGCCGCCTTTCTTGTCGCCGTATCACATCGTATCCACGACGAAGGCGGCGATCCGAGCTTCATCGACGATACCGTCGATTGTGGCGTCATCGCCGATTTTCTCGGCCTGAGCGTCGATCTTCTCGCGCTTGCGCTGATGCAACTCGAAATGCGCGGACTAATCGAGACGGCACCGCCTCACGGCCTCCGCCTCAAGGACGTCCCGGCCCTGGAAGCCATCGCCGAGGAACGTGAGAACGTCCCGATCAAGTGGGCCGCGGCGACGGACGAAGAACTGCGCGCCACCCTTCAATAA
- a CDS encoding sugar transferase: MHCFVLLVVDLVLVSMSTLIAVVVTMPGPVTSAIAAASAYGAFTLSAAIPVMLIFGLNRTVWRFTSLGDGVRVAAAVVWIVALTTALAFVFDQAVLITPNLLILQSLLILYALIGVRVATRIRHDRRRRARGPHGSIGGFRKNVLIVGLSPQTDIFLYGDAKDAGERTEIVGILSPSRRHRGRRLRSRKILGTPDAVCEVLHDLAVHGVFVDRIVVALPPAALSEKAQAALVQLRDGGMIRVDWLPPRYGLREGADAAIEAAANGLEPSFNAYLPWKRFIDATAALVGIVVFAPLMLVVAMVVLLDVGAPAIFWQQRPGARGNPIKVLKFRTMGPPRDRAGRALTDAERVSTVGRLLRRLRLDELPQIYNVLVGDMSFVGPRPLLPVDQPSAPAARLCLRPGLTGWAQIKGGRDISSEDKAALDLWYIRNASFTLDVKILAQTARMVLFGERVDRNAIQEAWQAIRNDQPSILSADIPEHNLV; encoded by the coding sequence ATGCATTGTTTTGTTTTGCTTGTCGTCGATCTCGTGCTCGTTTCGATGTCGACGCTTATTGCCGTCGTTGTCACGATGCCTGGGCCGGTCACGTCCGCAATAGCGGCGGCAAGCGCGTATGGGGCTTTCACGCTCTCGGCGGCCATTCCTGTGATGCTGATCTTCGGTCTCAACCGCACCGTTTGGCGTTTCACGTCGCTGGGTGACGGCGTGCGCGTGGCCGCTGCCGTAGTGTGGATAGTCGCGCTCACGACGGCGCTGGCGTTCGTTTTCGATCAGGCGGTGCTGATCACGCCCAATCTGCTGATCTTGCAGAGTCTGCTGATACTCTACGCGCTGATCGGAGTGCGCGTCGCAACGCGCATCCGCCACGATCGCCGGCGCCGCGCACGGGGCCCCCATGGAAGTATCGGTGGCTTTCGCAAAAACGTACTGATAGTGGGGCTCAGTCCGCAGACCGACATTTTTCTCTACGGCGACGCCAAGGACGCGGGAGAAAGAACGGAAATCGTCGGCATCCTGTCTCCCTCCCGTCGTCACCGCGGCCGACGGCTACGATCGCGAAAAATTCTCGGTACGCCGGATGCAGTTTGCGAGGTCCTGCACGACCTCGCCGTCCATGGCGTCTTCGTCGACCGTATCGTCGTGGCGTTGCCACCGGCCGCACTTTCGGAAAAAGCACAGGCCGCGCTGGTGCAGCTGCGGGATGGCGGCATGATCCGCGTCGACTGGCTGCCGCCGCGTTACGGTCTACGAGAGGGTGCCGACGCCGCTATCGAGGCGGCGGCCAACGGCCTGGAGCCTTCGTTCAACGCCTATCTGCCCTGGAAGCGCTTCATCGATGCCACCGCAGCGCTCGTCGGCATTGTGGTGTTTGCTCCGTTGATGCTCGTCGTCGCAATGGTGGTTCTTCTCGACGTTGGCGCCCCAGCGATATTTTGGCAGCAGCGCCCCGGTGCACGCGGCAATCCGATCAAGGTGCTGAAATTCCGCACCATGGGGCCGCCGCGGGATCGCGCAGGCCGTGCCCTGACAGATGCTGAACGCGTCTCTACGGTCGGTCGCCTGTTGCGACGGCTGCGTCTCGACGAGCTGCCCCAGATCTACAACGTGCTCGTCGGCGACATGTCGTTCGTCGGACCGCGGCCCCTGCTGCCGGTTGATCAGCCGTCCGCGCCTGCTGCCCGCTTGTGTCTCCGTCCCGGTCTGACGGGCTGGGCGCAGATCAAAGGAGGCCGTGACATTTCGAGTGAAGATAAAGCCGCTCTCGATCTTTGGTATATCAGGAATGCATCCTTCACACTCGACGTGAAAATACTCGCGCAGACCGCACGCATGGTTTTATTTGGCGAGAGGGTCGATCGGAACGCGATTCAGGAGGCTTGGCAGGCCATTCGTAACGATCAGCCGTCTATTCTGTCCGCCGATATTCCGGAACATAATCTCGTCTGA
- a CDS encoding transcription termination/antitermination protein NusG — translation MDSSTADDAAWIAVNVHPNREHTAEMHLRNQGYEVYVPVLRKQIRHARQVREVLRPLFPGYLFARLTHSTMRWRPILSTVGVRSVVCMGEAPSVVSRAFIDDLKSRETNGVISRSATAPQVGDTVRVSYGALDGLAGKIIALSENDRIVLLMDMLSRPVRVTVPGALLSVA, via the coding sequence GTGGATTCTTCGACTGCTGACGATGCCGCGTGGATCGCGGTCAACGTGCATCCCAATCGCGAGCACACCGCGGAAATGCATCTTCGCAATCAGGGGTACGAGGTCTACGTCCCCGTGCTGCGGAAACAAATCCGGCATGCTCGACAAGTGCGCGAGGTATTGCGTCCGCTTTTTCCGGGCTATCTTTTTGCACGCCTCACGCATTCTACCATGCGATGGCGACCAATCCTGTCGACCGTTGGCGTCAGGTCCGTCGTGTGCATGGGAGAAGCGCCGAGTGTCGTCTCTCGTGCCTTTATCGACGATCTGAAATCGCGAGAAACGAACGGTGTCATCTCTCGCTCAGCTACAGCGCCGCAAGTAGGCGATACGGTTCGCGTCTCTTACGGCGCTCTCGACGGTCTCGCCGGCAAAATCATCGCGCTTTCGGAAAACGATCGTATCGTCCTGCTAATGGATATGTTGAGCCGCCCCGTCCGCGTTACGGTTCCTGGCGCTTTGCTATCGGTGGCTTAA
- a CDS encoding glycosyltransferase family 4 protein, with product MRLIFVNRFFHPDHSATSQMLSDLAFGLTQHGYDVNVITSRLRYDDAGAQLAATETVGGVRVVRVWTSRHGRGSVILRAVDYLTFYLSAAWTLLKTARRGDVLIAMTDPPAVSVVAALVAKVRGARLINWLQDIFPEVAEALTPGRAAAKTLFLPLRIFRNASLRHAERNVAIGALMAERLQNIGVDRERIAVIPNWSDVEAIHPIAQSQNALRADWNLANKFVVGYSGNLGRAHDIETLLSAIAISERLPARTRAIHWVFIGGGAGYERLKREAELGEFKNVSFYPYQPRGALAESLSAADVHIVSLKPELEGLIVPSKFYGIAAAGRPTIFIGCSRGEVARDIVRHDCGATVAIGDALALVETINAMAQDPARCVGMGERARAMCEEKFSRTSAIAMWSRLLLSVAEAPANNTNRTSHFVKPPIAKRQEP from the coding sequence GTGCGACTGATCTTCGTCAATCGTTTTTTCCACCCCGATCACTCTGCAACCAGTCAGATGCTGTCGGATCTGGCTTTCGGGCTGACACAGCATGGGTATGACGTCAACGTCATAACGAGCAGACTTCGTTATGATGATGCCGGGGCGCAATTGGCTGCGACCGAGACGGTCGGTGGTGTGCGCGTCGTGCGTGTCTGGACATCGCGGCACGGCCGAGGCTCGGTCATTCTGCGTGCCGTCGACTATCTGACGTTCTACCTGTCTGCGGCCTGGACACTTCTAAAGACAGCACGTCGTGGCGATGTCCTGATCGCGATGACGGACCCGCCCGCCGTTTCGGTCGTCGCCGCGCTTGTCGCAAAAGTGCGTGGCGCCCGTCTCATCAATTGGCTGCAGGACATTTTTCCCGAGGTTGCCGAAGCGCTGACACCCGGGCGCGCCGCCGCTAAAACACTTTTCCTGCCGCTGCGCATTTTCCGAAATGCTTCGCTTCGGCACGCGGAGCGGAATGTCGCGATCGGTGCATTGATGGCTGAGCGCCTTCAAAACATCGGCGTCGATCGAGAGCGGATCGCGGTAATTCCGAACTGGTCCGACGTCGAAGCGATCCACCCCATCGCACAGTCGCAAAATGCGCTTCGTGCCGATTGGAATCTCGCGAACAAGTTCGTTGTCGGCTATTCCGGCAATCTCGGGCGCGCTCACGATATCGAAACATTGCTGAGCGCAATCGCGATTTCCGAGAGGCTGCCCGCTCGAACGCGTGCGATCCACTGGGTATTCATCGGCGGCGGTGCCGGATATGAGCGCTTGAAACGTGAAGCCGAGCTTGGAGAGTTCAAGAACGTCTCTTTCTACCCTTATCAGCCGCGCGGCGCACTCGCCGAAAGTCTGTCGGCAGCTGATGTCCATATCGTCTCGCTCAAGCCCGAGCTTGAGGGCCTCATCGTGCCGAGTAAATTCTACGGTATTGCAGCGGCGGGACGGCCCACGATCTTCATCGGCTGCTCGCGCGGAGAGGTAGCACGCGACATCGTCAGGCACGATTGTGGTGCAACTGTTGCCATCGGCGATGCACTGGCCTTGGTCGAAACGATCAATGCCATGGCCCAAGATCCTGCTCGCTGCGTGGGCATGGGCGAGCGCGCCCGCGCGATGTGCGAAGAAAAGTTCAGCCGAACGAGCGCGATCGCAATGTGGAGCAGGCTGCTTCTCAGCGTTGCCGAGGCGCCAGCCAACAACACAAACCGGACGTCGCACTTCGTTAAGCCACCGATAGCAAAGCGCCAGGAACCGTAA
- a CDS encoding WcaF family extracellular polysaccharide biosynthesis acetyltransferase — MRLDLFDNRAFSRAKPAWVEAAWLVAQCLLVRSSIPGSAHRRIVLRLFGARIGKGVTIKPGVRVKFPWRLAVGDHSWLGEDAWIDNLADVTIGAHCCISQAAYLCTGNHDWTATSFNLRTAPIRICDGAWIAARSVVAPGVTVGEGSVLAIGSVATRNLHAWSINAGNPAKQIGPRIRRPAEISLVKS, encoded by the coding sequence ATGCGGCTTGATTTGTTCGACAATCGCGCGTTTTCCCGCGCAAAGCCTGCGTGGGTCGAAGCGGCCTGGCTTGTCGCGCAATGTCTTCTGGTTCGCTCGTCGATTCCCGGCTCTGCTCATCGTCGCATCGTGCTGCGCCTGTTCGGTGCTCGTATCGGCAAGGGCGTGACGATCAAGCCCGGCGTGCGCGTGAAATTTCCGTGGCGGCTGGCGGTCGGCGACCATTCCTGGCTCGGCGAGGATGCTTGGATCGATAACCTTGCGGACGTCACCATTGGCGCGCATTGCTGCATCTCGCAGGCGGCTTATCTCTGTACTGGCAATCACGACTGGACGGCGACGAGCTTCAATCTCCGCACAGCGCCGATCCGCATATGCGATGGCGCGTGGATCGCTGCGCGATCCGTCGTTGCGCCGGGCGTGACCGTCGGAGAGGGAAGCGTTCTCGCGATCGGCAGCGTGGCGACGCGAAATCTTCATGCCTGGAGCATCAATGCCGGTAATCCGGCGAAGCAGATCGGTCCCAGGATCAGACGGCCTGCCGAGATCTCGCTCGTCAAATCTTGA
- a CDS encoding glycosyltransferase has product MKVTLVTGSLSRFGGGVSASVQALSRSLIAANGDVSVLGLRDSGWATDALEWSGVPTACLDIIGPSSIGYSPQSSSRLRDMNADVVHSHGLWKHPSRVVLQWALETRRPYVVSPHGMLDAWALNRSAWKKKIAARLYENEHLRRASCLHALCDAEADAIRDLGFENPICIIPNGIAMPGIDDNRTAPWADIISRDQRVMLFIGRLHPKKNLPALIGAWPSSAETPDWHLVIAGWDQSGHEDALRALVTKRDLYRRIHFLGPLFGPQKDAALRRADAIVLPSLSEGLPMAILEAWSYGKPVLQTAACNLQDGFRHNAAIQISPTVPQLAEELRAVLQMPAATLTEIGRNGRQLAERNFTWASVAGQMLEVYEWLRNGGCRPACVRFIGGSETHAA; this is encoded by the coding sequence ATGAAAGTCACCCTCGTCACAGGCAGCCTATCGCGTTTTGGCGGCGGCGTCTCTGCGTCGGTTCAAGCGCTGTCGCGCAGTCTCATCGCGGCCAATGGAGACGTCAGCGTTCTCGGCCTGCGCGATAGCGGCTGGGCAACGGACGCATTGGAGTGGAGCGGCGTTCCAACCGCCTGCCTCGATATCATCGGCCCATCGTCAATTGGCTATTCTCCGCAATCATCTTCTCGTCTGCGAGACATGAATGCCGACGTCGTGCATTCGCACGGCCTATGGAAACATCCCTCGCGTGTCGTATTGCAATGGGCATTGGAAACGCGGCGGCCTTACGTCGTTTCTCCTCACGGTATGCTCGATGCATGGGCGCTGAATCGTTCCGCATGGAAGAAAAAGATCGCGGCGCGGCTTTACGAGAACGAGCATCTTCGTCGCGCAAGCTGCCTACATGCACTTTGCGACGCGGAGGCCGATGCGATACGGGATCTTGGTTTCGAAAATCCGATTTGCATCATCCCGAACGGCATCGCGATGCCGGGCATAGACGATAACCGCACCGCCCCTTGGGCGGACATCATTTCTCGGGACCAACGCGTGATGTTGTTCATCGGTCGCCTGCATCCCAAGAAAAATTTGCCTGCGCTCATTGGGGCATGGCCGTCATCGGCCGAGACGCCCGACTGGCACCTCGTGATTGCAGGCTGGGACCAGAGCGGCCACGAGGATGCTCTGCGCGCGCTCGTCACAAAACGAGATCTATATCGTCGCATTCATTTTCTCGGACCATTGTTCGGTCCGCAAAAAGACGCCGCTCTGCGCCGCGCTGACGCTATCGTGCTGCCGTCGCTTAGCGAAGGTTTGCCGATGGCGATCCTCGAAGCTTGGTCGTATGGCAAACCCGTTCTGCAAACGGCGGCCTGTAATCTGCAGGATGGCTTTCGACATAACGCAGCGATCCAGATTTCGCCGACCGTTCCACAGCTGGCGGAGGAGCTTCGCGCCGTCCTGCAGATGCCCGCGGCAACGCTGACAGAGATTGGACGCAACGGGCGCCAGCTCGCAGAACGGAATTTCACCTGGGCAAGCGTCGCGGGGCAAATGCTCGAAGTCTACGAATGGCTGCGCAACGGCGGCTGCCGCCCGGCCTGCGTTCGTTTCATTGGCGGGAGTGAAACACATGCGGCTTGA
- a CDS encoding glycosyltransferase family 4 protein produces the protein MRIALLFRSFGPYHLARLRAAREHHDILALEHADLDVDYDWNVRTEKRNAGIVTLSSTHGCNRRLASELSKFAPDAIAIPGYSEPFALSAMRTSRARKVPMILMSDTHAGTARGDVVRNFAKQHLIALFQSALVAGSVHARYLTSLGFAENKIALGYDVVDNHHFAPAAPDLQSSKAPSPHFLACARFIEKKNLECLVVAFARYRQETPDGGWDLIVAGEGPLRAKLERLRQASGYATNIHFIGHKTYAELPSIYRSAGVFVHPSWRDEWGLVVNEAMAAGLPVLVSNGAGCSAELVENGVNGFTFDPYDADGLAALMRKIVTESDRLAMGRASIRTIAHWDVGRFVSGLSEAARMAMQTPCRRSLAGSVFAAAMSRRA, from the coding sequence ATGAGAATAGCTCTGCTTTTTCGCAGCTTCGGTCCATATCACCTTGCGCGGCTGCGTGCCGCGCGGGAACACCATGACATCCTCGCTTTGGAACATGCCGATCTCGATGTGGATTACGATTGGAACGTGCGCACGGAAAAGCGTAACGCCGGAATCGTCACACTGTCCTCCACCCACGGATGTAATAGAAGGCTCGCATCGGAGCTATCGAAATTCGCGCCCGACGCGATCGCAATCCCGGGCTATTCGGAGCCATTTGCGCTTTCAGCCATGCGGACCAGTCGCGCTCGCAAGGTGCCCATGATCCTGATGAGCGATACCCACGCCGGCACCGCGCGCGGCGACGTCGTTCGCAACTTCGCCAAGCAGCACTTGATTGCGCTTTTTCAATCCGCGCTGGTCGCCGGGTCGGTTCACGCGCGCTATCTGACAAGCCTTGGATTTGCGGAAAATAAAATCGCGCTTGGATACGATGTCGTCGATAACCACCATTTCGCACCAGCCGCGCCAGATTTGCAAAGCTCGAAAGCGCCTTCGCCTCACTTCCTTGCTTGCGCGCGGTTCATCGAAAAAAAGAACCTCGAATGTCTCGTTGTCGCGTTCGCACGCTATCGGCAGGAAACGCCGGATGGCGGCTGGGATCTTATCGTGGCAGGCGAAGGGCCGCTGCGCGCGAAGCTTGAAAGGCTGCGACAAGCGTCAGGCTATGCCACCAACATTCATTTCATTGGACACAAGACATACGCCGAACTGCCGTCGATTTATCGCTCGGCCGGTGTGTTCGTGCACCCGAGCTGGCGGGACGAATGGGGGCTTGTCGTCAACGAGGCGATGGCAGCCGGGCTCCCCGTGCTGGTCTCGAACGGCGCGGGCTGCAGCGCAGAGCTGGTCGAGAACGGCGTCAACGGATTTACGTTCGATCCCTATGACGCGGACGGCTTGGCGGCGCTGATGCGCAAGATCGTGACAGAGAGCGATCGTCTGGCCATGGGCCGGGCGAGCATCCGCACCATTGCCCATTGGGATGTCGGGCGCTTTGTATCCGGCCTCAGCGAAGCCGCGCGAATGGCGATGCAGACCCCGTGTCGGCGTTCTCTGGCCGGCAGCGTCTTTGCTGCGGCGATGTCACGTCGCGCTTGA
- a CDS encoding oligosaccharide repeat unit polymerase: MFYALIAGLAVFGTFAIVRDWARWRDVFHPTIFCVPQLLFLYVAYPIHGLATDEYEFLSRAGYWDELTKFQLIANVMSMAVILGIWWGSRHTRVDSRPIVEQNIAAIFALALLFGVAGLTAWLIGIANVGGFIAAYGRAYGGGWDDSGYVREASQFGFVAVPLLILSRRKTGMRWYHWLLALAFLLPLLVQGFLGARRGPTFLAITCVAASYILTFRPRIPFALVVSGGGAIGTLLLWLVANRSAIYLGSQKELQGSVSRMLENWGGNEYLFSSAIVRYVNETGEPFYGLRILAHMLGRIVPLSIWPTKYADVCAAFGLDIDLTQDAGIPIDRIDAVTGWQVAVGAAPGIVGDLWMEFGMFAPLIAFALGAFYGRFWRRSRSDPRIQPAYAMLAALSIYIFTQTIEAWLFRALLFGIPALMFLTVVAIRRYRARSKAQLQPWHLHSLSPARAMRP; this comes from the coding sequence GTGTTCTACGCGCTTATTGCCGGATTGGCGGTCTTTGGCACTTTCGCGATCGTGCGCGATTGGGCCCGATGGAGGGATGTCTTTCACCCCACGATATTTTGTGTTCCGCAGCTTCTCTTTCTTTACGTCGCTTATCCCATCCACGGCCTCGCGACCGACGAATATGAGTTCCTATCACGCGCCGGCTATTGGGATGAGCTAACGAAATTCCAGTTGATCGCCAACGTGATGAGCATGGCGGTGATCCTTGGAATATGGTGGGGCAGTCGGCACACACGCGTAGACTCAAGACCCATCGTCGAGCAGAACATCGCAGCGATTTTTGCGCTCGCCCTGCTGTTCGGCGTCGCAGGCTTGACGGCGTGGCTCATTGGTATTGCCAACGTCGGAGGCTTCATCGCCGCTTACGGACGAGCTTACGGCGGCGGTTGGGACGATAGCGGCTACGTTCGAGAAGCGTCGCAATTCGGCTTTGTCGCCGTGCCATTGCTCATTCTGTCGCGACGAAAGACAGGGATGCGATGGTATCACTGGCTGCTGGCACTCGCATTTCTACTGCCGCTGCTCGTGCAAGGCTTTCTCGGTGCGCGTCGCGGCCCGACGTTCTTAGCGATCACCTGCGTCGCGGCTAGCTATATCTTGACATTCCGGCCGCGCATTCCATTCGCGTTGGTCGTCTCGGGCGGCGGCGCGATTGGGACGTTGTTGCTCTGGCTCGTCGCAAACCGTAGTGCCATTTACCTCGGCTCTCAGAAAGAACTGCAAGGGTCCGTGTCGCGCATGCTCGAGAATTGGGGGGGCAACGAATATCTGTTTTCTTCCGCGATCGTTCGTTACGTGAACGAAACTGGAGAACCTTTTTACGGCCTGAGAATTCTCGCCCACATGCTCGGCCGTATCGTGCCGCTATCGATCTGGCCGACGAAGTACGCAGATGTCTGTGCCGCGTTTGGCCTCGACATCGATCTCACACAGGATGCTGGAATTCCCATAGACCGCATCGATGCGGTGACCGGATGGCAAGTGGCTGTCGGCGCGGCGCCTGGAATTGTTGGCGACCTCTGGATGGAATTCGGGATGTTTGCGCCGCTCATCGCATTCGCTCTCGGCGCATTCTACGGCCGATTCTGGCGCAGGAGCCGAAGCGATCCGAGGATACAGCCAGCCTATGCAATGCTCGCCGCGCTTTCGATTTACATCTTTACCCAGACGATTGAAGCATGGCTTTTTCGGGCGCTGCTGTTCGGAATTCCGGCGCTCATGTTTCTAACCGTCGTTGCAATCCGGCGATACCGCGCGCGTTCGAAGGCACAGCTGCAACCATGGCATCTTCATTCATTGTCTCCCGCACGCGCGATGCGGCCATGA
- a CDS encoding glycosyltransferase family 4 protein yields the protein MLDRPALRVAVLQPGARLHYAVPMLLQRAGMLQRLYTDFANIGSVRHIESLWPRCLQPAAVRRLFGRKLPSEIPPSKVRQVRYAVMRERLISSQSARENTSSRALMKRALGERFGGANAIYTVLVNEDLDLCRTAKAQGCRIIHEVMLTPDVGLLTESEYRRHAIWLHAPSLREIEAGRECDRQKYALADLILVPSEFVRESVLGLGADPAKVALVPYGIDRRWLERPSHPVPGRILFVGSVGLRKGSHYLAEAARHLAECNVECEVRVAGPLEVGVAQSALFAGPKYLGQVPRIDIHREYSHADIFVLPSLAEGMAVVTLEAMAVGLPVITTPNAGSCVRDGIDGIIVPAGDVSALATAIERLISDRGLRETMSQNAKARAAQFTWEKYEGRLIGALSKLGAPITAPAFGQL from the coding sequence ATGCTTGATCGGCCTGCTCTCCGCGTCGCCGTCCTGCAACCGGGCGCCCGCCTGCACTATGCCGTGCCGATGTTGCTGCAGCGTGCCGGGATGCTGCAACGGCTTTATACCGATTTCGCGAACATCGGCTCCGTTCGTCATATCGAAAGTCTTTGGCCAAGGTGTCTGCAACCCGCAGCGGTCCGCCGCTTGTTTGGTCGCAAATTGCCATCCGAAATTCCTCCATCGAAAGTGCGGCAGGTCCGATACGCGGTCATGCGCGAGCGTTTGATATCGTCGCAAAGCGCGCGAGAAAATACGTCATCGCGGGCGCTGATGAAGCGAGCGTTGGGCGAGCGTTTTGGCGGCGCCAACGCGATCTACACCGTCCTCGTCAACGAGGATCTCGATCTCTGCAGGACCGCGAAAGCGCAGGGTTGCCGCATTATCCACGAAGTCATGCTGACGCCCGATGTCGGGTTGCTGACTGAAAGCGAGTACCGCCGTCACGCGATTTGGCTACACGCTCCGAGCCTGCGGGAGATCGAGGCGGGACGCGAGTGTGACCGCCAAAAGTACGCGCTCGCCGATTTGATCCTCGTGCCTTCCGAATTCGTCCGCGAAAGCGTTCTCGGGCTTGGCGCCGATCCCGCGAAAGTGGCCCTCGTGCCTTACGGCATCGATCGGCGCTGGCTCGAGCGGCCGTCGCATCCAGTTCCAGGCCGCATCTTGTTTGTCGGCTCCGTCGGACTTCGTAAGGGCAGTCACTATCTCGCTGAAGCAGCAAGGCACCTCGCCGAGTGCAATGTCGAATGCGAGGTGCGGGTCGCTGGCCCCTTGGAAGTGGGAGTAGCGCAAAGTGCACTGTTCGCCGGCCCCAAATACCTCGGTCAAGTGCCTCGCATAGACATCCATCGCGAATATTCGCATGCGGACATCTTTGTTTTGCCGAGTCTCGCGGAAGGCATGGCGGTGGTAACGTTGGAGGCTATGGCCGTTGGGTTGCCAGTCATAACAACGCCGAACGCAGGCTCGTGTGTCCGCGACGGTATTGATGGCATCATCGTTCCAGCAGGCGACGTATCTGCTCTGGCGACCGCAATCGAGCGCCTCATATCTGACCGTGGCCTCCGCGAGACGATGTCGCAAAACGCCAAGGCGCGCGCTGCTCAATTCACCTGGGAGAAATACGAAGGCAGACTGATCGGCGCGCTCTCCAAATTGGGAGCGCCTATCACCGCGCCGGCATTCGGGCAGCTGTAG